In the Deinococcus arcticus genome, one interval contains:
- the rplE gene encoding 50S ribosomal protein L5: MQTLKAKYNEQVRPSLVQQFGYTSVMAAPRIEKIVINEGLGSSKEDSKAIDKAAKELGLITLQKPIVTKAKKSISNFKLRQGMPVGLKVTLRGERMYVFLEKLINIGLPRIRDFKGVNPNAFDGRGNYNLGIKEQLIFPEITYDMVDKVRGMDITIVTTAKTDEEARALLQAMGLPFRK; the protein is encoded by the coding sequence ATGCAGACCCTCAAGGCCAAATACAACGAACAGGTGCGCCCCAGCCTGGTGCAGCAGTTCGGTTACACCTCCGTGATGGCCGCCCCCCGCATTGAAAAGATCGTGATCAATGAGGGCCTGGGCTCCAGCAAGGAAGACAGCAAGGCCATTGACAAGGCCGCCAAGGAACTGGGCCTGATCACCCTGCAAAAGCCCATTGTCACCAAGGCGAAAAAGAGCATCTCCAACTTCAAGCTGCGCCAGGGCATGCCCGTGGGCCTGAAGGTCACGCTGCGCGGCGAGCGCATGTACGTGTTCCTGGAGAAGCTGATCAACATCGGCCTGCCCCGCATCCGTGACTTCAAGGGCGTGAACCCCAACGCCTTCGACGGCCGTGGCAACTACAACCTGGGCATCAAGGAGCAGCTGATCTTCCCCGAGATCACCTACGACATGGTGGACAAGGTGCGCGGCATGGACATCACGATTGTCACCACCGCCAAGACCGACGAAGAGGCCCGCGCGCTGCTCCAGGCGATGGGTCTGCCGTTCCGGAAATAA
- the rplR gene encoding 50S ribosomal protein L18 — translation MATQTTVRRKLRARRKVRQAAGERLRLSVYRSSKHIYAQIIDDSKGITVAAASSAAVKTGTKTDTAAAVGKALAEAAAAKGVKSVVFDRGQFRYHGRVKALADAAREGGLDF, via the coding sequence ATGGCGACCCAGACGACCGTGCGCCGCAAGCTGCGCGCCCGCCGCAAGGTGCGGCAGGCCGCTGGCGAGCGTCTGCGACTCAGCGTGTACCGCTCCAGCAAGCACATCTACGCCCAGATCATCGACGACAGCAAGGGCATCACCGTTGCTGCGGCTTCCTCGGCCGCCGTCAAGACGGGCACCAAGACCGACACCGCCGCCGCCGTGGGCAAGGCCCTGGCCGAAGCAGCGGCCGCCAAGGGCGTCAAGTCGGTGGTTTTTGACCGTGGTCAGTTCCGTTACCACGGACGCGTGAAGGCGCTGGCAGACGCGGCGCGGGAGGGTGGCCTTGACTTTTAA
- the rplF gene encoding 50S ribosomal protein L6, with the protein MSRIGRMPIAVPSGVTLSAQDGVFKVKGPKGELTVPYNSELTIKQDGDTLLVERPSDQQRHRALHGLTRTLVANAVKGVSEGYTINLELKGVGFRAKMSGKALELAIGFSHPVIIEPPAGVSFAVPEPTKIDVIGIDKQLVGQVAANVRKVRKPDAYHGKGVRFVGEKISLKAGKAGATGGKGKK; encoded by the coding sequence ATGTCCCGTATCGGAAGAATGCCCATCGCCGTGCCCAGCGGCGTGACCCTGAGCGCCCAAGACGGCGTGTTCAAGGTCAAGGGGCCCAAAGGCGAACTGACCGTTCCCTACAACAGCGAGCTGACCATCAAGCAAGACGGCGACACGCTGCTTGTGGAGCGCCCCAGCGACCAGCAGCGCCACCGCGCCCTGCACGGTCTGACCCGCACCCTGGTGGCCAACGCCGTCAAAGGTGTGAGCGAGGGCTACACCATCAACCTGGAACTCAAGGGCGTGGGTTTCCGCGCCAAGATGAGCGGCAAGGCCCTGGAACTGGCCATCGGTTTCAGCCACCCCGTCATCATTGAGCCGCCTGCTGGCGTGAGCTTTGCAGTGCCCGAACCCACCAAGATTGACGTGATTGGCATTGACAAGCAACTCGTCGGTCAGGTGGCGGCCAACGTGCGCAAGGTGCGCAAGCCCGACGCCTACCACGGCAAGGGCGTGCGCTTTGTCGGCGAGAAGATCAGCCTCAAGGCCGGTAAGGCTGGTGCCACCGGCGGCAAAGGGAAGAAATAA
- a CDS encoding type Z 30S ribosomal protein S14, translated as MANTSKVVKAARGHKFAVQNYNRCSRCGRARGYYRFFGMCRICIREMAHKGELPGVKKASW; from the coding sequence ATGGCGAATACCTCGAAAGTTGTGAAAGCGGCGCGCGGCCATAAGTTTGCCGTGCAGAACTACAACCGCTGCTCCCGCTGTGGCCGCGCCCGTGGCTACTACCGCTTCTTCGGCATGTGCCGCATCTGCATCCGCGAGATGGCGCACAAGGGCGAACTGCCCGGCGTGAAAAAAGCCAGCTGGTAA
- the rpsE gene encoding 30S ribosomal protein S5 has translation MTFNRRNDRNAERESSEFEEKMLFVNRTSKTYQGGRRFRFAALVILGDRNGRVGMGIGKAKEVPVAIEKAKSIARKNMITVPVENGTIPHDIVGENSTSRVLLKPAGPGTGVIAGTVPRSIAELAGITNMLSKELGSRNKVNVAYAVFDGLKNLRTAKQVRALRGEVQPAGGAQ, from the coding sequence TTGACTTTTAATCGTCGTAACGACCGCAACGCGGAGCGCGAGAGCAGCGAATTTGAAGAGAAGATGCTGTTTGTCAACCGCACCTCCAAGACCTACCAGGGCGGACGCCGCTTCCGCTTCGCTGCGCTGGTGATCCTGGGCGACCGCAACGGCCGCGTGGGCATGGGCATCGGCAAGGCCAAGGAAGTGCCCGTGGCCATTGAAAAAGCCAAGAGCATTGCCCGCAAGAACATGATCACTGTGCCGGTGGAAAACGGCACCATTCCCCACGACATCGTGGGGGAGAACAGCACCAGCCGCGTGCTGCTCAAGCCTGCTGGCCCCGGTACCGGCGTGATTGCCGGCACCGTGCCCCGCTCGATCGCCGAACTGGCCGGCATCACCAACATGCTGTCCAAGGAACTGGGCAGCCGCAACAAGGTGAACGTGGCCTACGCCGTGTTCGATGGCCTGAAGAACCTCCGCACCGCCAAGCAGGTTCGTGCCCTGCGCGGCGAGGTGCAGCCCGCCGGAGGCGCCCAGTGA
- the rpsH gene encoding 30S ribosomal protein S8 — MLSDPIADMLTRIRNATRTHKETVDIPASKFKEQLAKLLVAEGYVASAERLRPEGQQFDVLRLTLKYGAKREQVIKHIERISRPGRRAYVSAENLPRIQRGLGLAVVSTSKGLLPDREARKQGVGGEVICVLW, encoded by the coding sequence ATGTTGAGTGATCCCATCGCCGATATGCTCACGCGCATCCGCAACGCGACGCGCACCCACAAGGAGACCGTGGACATCCCGGCCTCCAAGTTCAAGGAGCAACTCGCCAAGCTGCTCGTGGCCGAAGGCTACGTGGCGTCCGCCGAGCGCCTGCGCCCCGAAGGCCAGCAGTTCGACGTGCTGCGCCTGACCCTGAAGTACGGCGCCAAGCGCGAGCAGGTCATCAAGCACATTGAGCGCATCAGCCGCCCCGGGCGCCGCGCCTACGTGAGCGCCGAGAACCTGCCCCGCATTCAGCGTGGCCTGGGCCTGGCCGTGGTTTCCACGAGCAAGGGCCTGCTGCCCGACCGCGAAGCCCGCAAGCAGGGCGTCGGCGGCGAAGTGATCTGCGTTCTCTGGTAA